In the genome of Felis catus isolate Fca126 chromosome E1, F.catus_Fca126_mat1.0, whole genome shotgun sequence, the window ccaaaaataaaaataaaataaaaaagttgaaaaaaaaatttctctttctaaaaatgcaCAATATAAAAATCGGCATATCTGCCCAATTTTCCACTAGCTCCCTCTTGCTGAGGAGATGCCAGTGGTCCATGAGGGAAGAGTACTTCCCTGGGTCAATGGTCACTTGGACCCACGGTCATCTCCAACTCTCCTAATCTCACACCAGCCTGTGTCTGCATTGACTGGCTTGAGTTCCTCCGTGTATATTTAGAAGCCAGAGCTGGTTCATTGAATTAAGAAGATGCAGATCACGACCCGCTGCATGAGGAGGCACAACCACCCACGTGGGTGGGCAGGTAGGTAGCTCCCTCCATAGCCACACTCCCACTTTAGGGACATGAACCACCCAGGGACAGGGACATTTTAATGAAAGGCGCAGTTTCAATACACCCACACGATGGAAGCAGAGTCACAACATTTATTGTTTACAGATCTAGGGGAGAGCCTGAGGAAGGGCAGTCCCCCATCCTGGACCACGAACAAGCAGGAGACTGAGAGCAGGAGACTGAGAGCCCCTGTGACTTACAAGGGGGTCGGGGAAGAGGTCACTGATTTTTCACAGAATCAAATCCAAGTGGTTAATTGAAAAGGTGCCccagaaaaagcaaagaaggaacTTATGGAAGAATTCTAAGCTTGGGTCCTTCTCTGGATATCCAAATTTCAGGTGTGAACAGGGATGCCATTCTGTAAAATGCCTGGGAGCAACTCAGAAACACAACAggtcatttttttcaaaagttgttTTACTCTCCCCATATGGTCATGGAGAATGTGTGCATTTTCTGATTGATGGACACAAGGTTCTTCTTCAGCTCTGATCCAGCGGTTTGAACAACGATGGTGCAGCTACTCAGATCAGCATCTGGACACCAGGACCTCACATAGGTCTCCCACTCTGGGCTGTAGTGACACTGCATGGTCACTTgtagaggaaagaagaaggaaggaaagatatgaagaaaaaaaattaatgaagtaaaaagaaaatataaaatagagaagacaaaaaaggcaacagttattaaaaaaaaaccaccctaGCAAGATATTAGTGATGATAGGAGAGGTCTGAATAACTGataccagaaatgaaaaaaggTATATCACATAATATTCTGTGCATATTATAATAAGGTAAGATACTAAGAGAACAGGATAATAAAGGGACATCTAACCAagtttatgccaataaatttgaaacttCTGGTGGAATGAAACtggacggtattatgctaagtgaaattagtcagagaaaaacaaaaataatatgacttcactcatatgaggactttaagagacaaaacagatgaacataagggaagggaaacaaaaataatgtaaaaacagggagggggacaaaacagaagagactcataattatggagaaaaaactgagggttatgggaggggttgtgggatggggatgggctaaatgaggaaggggcactaaggaatctactcctgaaatcgttgttgcactatatactaactaatttggatgtaaattaaaaaaaaaataaaacaagttaattaaaaaatactctacAGAAAATGTATTATACTAAAACAGgcacaaagagaaatagaaaacctgaatcaTCTTACAATTATTTGAATGAGTCATATCCATCATTAAAAACCTCCCCatgggttcctggctggctcagtgtgtAGAATGTGCTACCCTTGATCTCAGCATCaggaattcaagtcccacatttggtgtagagcttacttaaaaaaagtaataaaacaccTCTCCAAAAGGAAACTCCAGACACTTAGAGCTTCAATGGACGTATCtgctaaacatttaaagaagaaataatgtctATCTTACACAGAAAATTCCAGAACATAGGAAAGAGGATGCAATCCCATATCCATTTAATTAGATTAACATAATCTTGATGCCAGAACCTGACAAGGACAGTGCAATAAGAAATATTATAGGCAAATCCactcatgaacataaatgcaaaagtcTGCAACCAAAAATCAGCAAGCTGAATCCAGGGATATATAAGCAAGATAATACATCATCACCAAGTTGggtttatcccaagaatgcaaaATTGTGTGAACATGAGAATATTAATAAGTATAATATGCCACATTAACAGACTAAAGGAGacaaatcatatgatcatctcataGATACGGACAAAAAGTATTTAATAGATTTAAACAGCGCTTTGACTATGGAGACCATTCTGGACCTCAGAAATCAACTACACCACCACAACTATGCTGGGGCCCTTTCCCTCTGACACTGGATATGGAGCAGAGGGTGAGAATAGCTACTATGAAGTCCCAGCCCCAAACTCCAGAAAGAGCAGGAACACAGGGCACCAGAAGCCCAGGAAAGCATTGGCAGGAATTGGGGTCTCTGGGTCCCATGGAAGGCGGTCCCTTTGGCCTATGGGCTGAAACTGGGACCATCACCTTGCTCTCTGTGGGCAATAGACTCAGACACTGAGCTGTGCAGAGAAACACATGCCCAGAAAGGCTTGATCCAGTCCTGGAGGAGGTGTTGGGAGCCGTGAGAGCATCTAAGGGATCATTCGGGTTCTAGGAGAACTCAGGACTCAACCACCCTGTGTGACAGTTCACTCTGAGTGACACTGAAGTCACTGGAGAGGAACCTCAGGGCCCAGGACAGAGCAGGCTCTAAAAACACACAGCCACACTTACACATACTCTTACCTGGGTCAATGGTCACTTTGACTTTGACCCCAAGGTCAGTTCCAGATTTCTCAATCCCACACCAGTAGGTGTCTGCATCATTCCACCTGAGCTCCTCCATGGTCACAGTGAACATGTTCATTTTCTGATTGTCCTGGATGGACACTTGGTTACCCTTTGCTTTCTCCCCTGATCCATTGGTTTTCACAAGGATACGGCAGTTCTCCCAATTAGCTCCTCGACACCACCACTTCTTGTAGGTCTCCCACCCAGGTTCATAGCGACACTGCACGGTCAGTGAGCCCCGCACGGGGCCACTCACTGCATTTGACACTGCCATGAGGGGATATGAGCCTGAAAAACACAAGTCCACGTGCCCGTCAGCACCACACCCCATTGCCTGAGGAAGAGCCACAGCCTCCTGTATCACAAATGATTCCAATAAACCCAAGTACCTGGTGAGTTGAATAACAGTCAAAGAAGGAATAGACCTTCCACAAGACAGACCTTTGTCCTTCAAAACTCCAGTGGGTCAAATCCACCACAGAAATCACCTAAGAGCACAACTACAGATCTCAAAGAATCAAAAACACCCACACTGAGCAATGGCAGCATCCTAtaacccacccctccccctccctgtggcCAATGTCATCTGGAGAGCAAATGATCCAAGGAAAGGCAAGACCCCAGTACACTTTGGCCCACTGACCTCATGCAAGATGTTGGCTCTGTGGTTtcagatcttttcatttttctttttttttaatttttttttcaacgtttatttattttggggacagagagagacagagcatgaatgggggaggggcagagagagagggagacacagaatcggaaacagcctccaggctctgagccatcagcccagagcctgacgcggggctcgaactcacggaccgcgagatcgtgacctggctgaagtcggacgcttaaccaactgcgccacccaggcaccccgatcttTTCATTTTTCGAGAGTAACCAGGAATCTGGATTTTGTGGGGACATCCCTATGTTAAAACACTGGCCATCAGCACATAAACAGAACAAAGGAATTTCTGTGTCTTTAAGTGTTAAGAAATTATCTACAAAACTATGTGACAAATTCATTATTGGGACAAATTCTTCGAACTTGGAAATTGTTTTCCCATGAATGTTGAAGATTCAAATTCTTCCATCGTTCTTgaatctgttctattgttttggtTAGTTTTTTTCCAGGAAGTTACTTATTTCACGGAATATGTATTAGCATAAAGTCCTGCAATTAGaatgtacctttttttaaaaattttttttaaacgtttacttatttttgatacagagagagacagagcatgaacaggggaggggcagagagagagggagacagagaatctgaaacaggctccaggttcttagcggtcagcacagagcccgacgcagggctcaaactcacagaccgtgagatcatgacctgagccgaagtcggacgcttaaccgaacaagccacccaggcgcccctagaatgtaCCTTTAATAATTAAAGCGTTCATATCTGTTATAATTACATGTTCTGACCACACACgttctttgattttgttgattaCACATGCCACAAGATgtccttcctgtttttcttcccctccctatTTTTTGCATCACTAAAGCAGTTTTGAGATTAGTTTGTAGATGTTACTGCTTTTATTTCCTGTTATTAAGTTTTCACGTGTATAATTTTATTCCTCTTATTTCCTCCAAATTGCCATTGTGCTCTTTTTCCAATTAGCTAAGTTAAGACAGtgatcattttcttcctttctaaaatgaagaaatactgtTTAAGACTAAGGATTTATTTTTgtccaatttaaaaattgaggtataattcacatgtCATAAATTTTAAAGTCTGTACTTCAGTGGTTTTTAGGGTATTCACaaagctgtgcaaccatcacctctaattccagaacattttcgtcACCTTAGAAAGAAACCCTACATCCAATCTCTCCTCATTTCCCTTTGCCTGAAgcctttggcaaccactaatGACTTCTcctttctggatatttcatatgaaCTGAATCATACAATCAATGGCCATTTTTTCTGGCTTCAGTCACTTAACATAATAATTGTTCAGGTTCATCCACGTGGTAGCGTATATGGGCACTCAGTCCTTGGTAGGGATAAGTCACACACAGTTtctcattcatcagttgatgacaTACAGGAGTTTTCTACATTTTGGCCaagtgaataatgttgctgtgagcAGTTATGTCCTAGTCTTTCCACTGATTCAAGTGAAAGGAAGCTAACCCTGTGTTCACAGCCGAAAGCTCCAGAATGAGTTTGCTCAAGAGTCCACAAGAAGCTGCTGAGATCCTAAAAATTCTCTGAGAAACTCCCACCAATCATCTCAGTCTTCACCAACAGAGTAAGGGTTCCCAAGAACCTGACAAGAAGTCACTCCAAATCTCTAACCCACCCATGGGCCCTTCAGCTGCCTCCAGAGTGTAAGGCTGCTCTCCCACCTTCGAAATCTCTGACAAGTACTTCCATTGACAAACTCCAACCCATAGAAGGAAGGTGATTAAGGGAAATGTGATACCCAGATTTTGCTCTGTGAAGCAGAAGACGAGTTAGAGGGATGGTGGTAGGGCACCTCCGTGGCTCAatcggttacgtgtctgacttcggctcaggtcacgatctcagggtttgtgagtttgagccccacatcaggctctgagctgatagctcagagtctggagactgcttcagactctgtgcctccctctttctctgtctctcccccactcacactctgtgtctctctctcacacacaaatgaataaacatcaaaatttttttaattttaaaatgggtgGTGGTGACGTCAAAATGACAACAGATGAGCTATCCCTGTTTGCCGCTTGATCAGTTCTGTCTCTATGTTGTGGAGGACTGAATGCTTGCATTgccccagaattcatatgttggagtCTTAACCTTCCATGTGATGGTGTTTGAAGATGGGGCCTTTGGCAAGACATTAAGGTTAGAGGAGATCGTGATGGAGACCTCAGGACGGGATTAGTGCTCTTACAAGTAAAGACATCAGagagtttctctctcttccttattctctgtctctgtctctccctctctccctccctccttgcttgTGAACAAAGAGGAGATGACCGTGAGAAGGTGACTGCTGAAAACCAGAAAGAGAGCTTTCATCACAAACTGAATCAGCCTGCACCTTGATCTTTGACCCCCCAGCCttcagaatgtgagaaaataaatttctatagcTTAAgtcactcagtctgtggtatgtTGCAATTATGACTAATACACATTTGTTACACTTTTATCCCCGCATGAACTTCCACATTAAGAACATAATAATATGCAAGTTTTCCCGAAATTGTCTGCCTGGAAATCTCCCTATCAGAGTTTTTCTCTTCCACACATATGATGATGAAgccaatggatgaataaattaagTCATTTTATTTCCCCTGATAACCTCCTTCCCGGAAGAAACACTACCTGCATCCAGCCCCAAACCCTGCGGTTCTGTTCAATGACAGGAAGCAGAGCTGGGTCAGCCAAATGGTCCTGTAGTAGTTCCTATCCTCTGGGAGCATCAAGCACTAGCTGTCTCCAAGATATGAAATCCATCCCCAAAATACACACCTTCTAATCTATGGCCTTCCCTCTCTGATGTCTCAGTTGTTACCCTAACCACTCTGGACAACTGTCTGGTCTTTGGTTCATGCAGAGCAGAGACTCAGGCTATTGTGTGGGGGTGAACAACTCTCCAGAGAGCCTGTCACACCCAGGTTTCACTGCCTGTCTTTCTACCTGTACTCTGAGCAATTCGGAAGAGACGTTCCCTGCTCGAGGGACAAGTCAACACCAGTTGTGCAGGTTTTTAAGTGATCCAGATGTCTGAACCCCACCTTGACTGAGTGGGTCTCAGCTGGTGGTTGAGCTCCTTAAAAATTCTTCAGGAATTCATGCATTTAACTATCATCTAtctagccatccatccatccatccatccatcatctgtcTATCAACCTATCTGCCAGGGAGGAGAAATAGTGCCCTAGAAAACAGACaccatttatgttatttatttttattttctttccgcAACACCTAACTTAGTACCTGTCAggtaacaaaaaaatatttttaagtttttttcttgtaatttttaaaagcttattgatttattttgagagagagagtgtgacagctagtgtgcaagcaggggtggggcagagagagcaggaaaaggagaatcccaagcaggctgagcaCATtaagtgcagagtctgatgcagggctcaaactcacaaaccaagagatcatgacatgagctgaaatcaagagtctggtgcttaaccagctgagccacccatgtgccctgaaaaagctctttttgtttgtttgttttttccaaaaaagGTTTTAAAGAGTAAGTGCCTGGATGAATGAAAGGTCCTATGATTTCCCTGTGGGATAGATCCTGTCTGTGTTCTGCCCCAATCCTGCAGGTGCTCAGTCCTGAAGGGCCCATGCCACTCACCTTGGACGATGGGAAGGAACAGAACCGGGAGCAGCCACATGTCCTCCTGCCTTGGATGTCTCCCTGGTGCTCAGCTAATGCTAGCTGCCTGCCGGGGACTGAACTGAGCTCAGAAGCAAAGTGCCTGCTCtttctctaaatctttttttttttttttttttttagtttctctcatctacttcccttatttttttcttcagttactTCCTAATTCCAGTAATTAGAAGAAAATCAGTGCCTTCTTTGGGAGCATATGGCTGACGTCATCATGTCTTCCGTGATTTGTGGAAGCAAAGCATCCCACTGTCCAGGGTGCTATTGCAATTGTGCGTGAGGACCTGGGGGGCCAGCTGCCAGCAAACCAGGTGACCCAGtgcagcagggaagggacacCAGAACCTCAGGGTCGGGTCCTAGGGAGGGATGGGCACACGTTGGGTTTGCACGTGGGGAAGAATCAATCCTCAGGGCTCACACCCAGCCTTGCTGGACATACAGCCCCATCCTGAACCTCCTTCCAGGCAGCCCACCTCTCCCAGACCACCTCTCCTGCCCTGGGTCCTgtccagcacagatcctgacctGCTGCCCCTTCCTCTTGGGGTACCCCTGAAGTCCTGAGTTCCTCTGAGGCAGAAGTGCCATGGGGAGATTATAAGGTAGGAGAAATCACCTGTTCCCATCACCCTTATCGTGCCCTAGATGCTCCTTCTGTCACCCTTGGCAGATTTCCCCTGACTGTGGGCTGTTGGCCTCTTCCCAGCCCCAAAACTGCTTATGCTAATGATTCCTAAGTGACTTTCACAAAGGCATCCCCTCTTCCTTCAGGTGTCCCCTTCTCTGACTGTTCcctgctccctttccctctcctctctgaatcaattcttttgtctccttttttcttttatgtttcccACATTTTTGTTCTACTTCTTggaaaggttttgttttctttagtgcTTTATCTTCTCTTCCAACCATTGGATGAAATATTTACTTtgggaattatatttttatgtcaaaagctacttttttgtttctgcttGCTAAGGTTTTCGAAACTCTCCTCACTGTGGTCATGTTTGGTTTGGTCTGGTCTGCTTTGATCCTTCTCTTTCATGTAACATGCCTGCCTCAAATGTCTGATCGTTGTTGGTTATCTGATTGTAATTGAGATTGAGCCAAAACATAGCTGACTGGGGCTCTGAGTATGTGTGTGCAAAACACCATGTGAATTAGGTATGTTGTATTGTGCCTAATTCTTTACCCTTCCATCTCTTCCTTGACCTACAGGCTATGCTTTCCCACATGCAGGCAGAAGCATCTTCCAAATTCCAGAGTAATGATGTTTGAAGGTGGCCTCCAGCATTGTCTCTAGCTGCCTTAGTTTCCCCAAATGTTTTGTGAAGTGGAAGAGCCCTTTGGAGAATGGAAATCTTTACTTCTTGATTTAGGTGCTGGTTGCACGAGTATGTTTTATTTGTGCAAATACTTTGAGCTGTGCACTTCTGATGTGTGCACCCTCTGTGTGTATATTATACTgtaataaaaaggttttaaattttaccGTGAATCTTTTTGA includes:
- the LOC101089971 gene encoding CMRF35-like molecule 5 → MWLLPVLFLPIVQGSYPLMAVSNAVSGPVRGSLTVQCRYEPGWETYKKWWCRGANWENCRILVKTNGSGEKAKGNQVSIQDNQKMNMFTVTMEELRWNDADTYWCGIEKSGTDLGVKVKVTIDPVTMQCHYSPEWETYVRSWCPDADLSSCTIVVQTAGSELKKNLVSINQKMHTFSMTIWGE